The Streptomyces sp. NBC_01454 genome includes a window with the following:
- a CDS encoding helix-turn-helix domain-containing protein gives MSEPKSAPTVLAIVLGRRLAALRDAAGLTAAQAAKHLRIVATTITRMEKAETSLKYATVKTLLEIYGVSQAEIEEFLSLLDKASTPGWWQSFRDVLPTWFGVHVSLETAATHIRSYEPAVPPGLLQTPEYARAVLERGLPHISPDVLERRVALRTARQELLTRTDPQPPQLWAVLDETVLRRPAGSPDVMRGQIDHLLDMAGLPNVTLQVCPFAAGLHPAAFGPFTIFRFEIPELPDIVCTDSLSRASYGEEKDEVALFREALGEMSVYALSKDDTKQFLGDIRKELYP, from the coding sequence GTGAGTGAACCGAAGTCGGCCCCGACCGTTCTCGCCATCGTCCTCGGCCGACGGCTGGCCGCCCTGCGTGACGCGGCCGGCCTCACGGCGGCACAGGCCGCCAAGCATCTGCGCATTGTGGCAACGACGATCACACGGATGGAAAAGGCCGAAACTTCACTGAAGTACGCGACCGTCAAAACACTGCTCGAAATCTACGGCGTTAGCCAGGCCGAGATCGAGGAATTCCTTTCCCTGCTCGACAAAGCCAGTACGCCTGGCTGGTGGCAGAGCTTCCGCGACGTGCTGCCGACCTGGTTCGGCGTGCATGTCTCGCTGGAAACAGCCGCAACTCACATCCGCAGCTACGAGCCTGCAGTACCCCCTGGCCTACTGCAGACGCCGGAATACGCTCGCGCCGTGCTGGAGCGTGGACTGCCCCACATATCTCCTGATGTCCTCGAGCGGCGGGTGGCTCTGCGCACCGCACGCCAGGAACTCCTCACGCGCACAGACCCGCAGCCTCCCCAGCTGTGGGCGGTGCTGGACGAGACCGTCCTCCGTCGCCCAGCGGGCAGCCCGGATGTGATGCGGGGCCAGATCGATCACCTGCTGGACATGGCCGGCCTTCCGAACGTGACGCTGCAGGTGTGCCCCTTCGCGGCAGGGCTTCACCCTGCCGCATTCGGACCGTTCACCATCTTCCGGTTTGAGATTCCAGAACTCCCAGACATCGTCTGCACCGACAGCTTGAGTCGCGCCTCCTATGGCGAGGAAAAGGACGAGGTCGCTCTCTTTCGTGAAGCATTGGGGGAGATGAGCGTGTACGCGCTGTCAAAAGACGACACCAAGCAATTTCTTGGTGACATTCGCAAGGAGCTGTACCCATGA
- a CDS encoding DUF397 domain-containing protein, producing MSYVLRANSDLGTGEWVKPWSGTNGGNCVEAKKLSDGRVAVRQSTEPDGPALIYTLGEFSAFIAGAKSGEADFLLT from the coding sequence ATGAGTTATGTCCTGCGCGCCAACTCCGACCTGGGGACAGGGGAGTGGGTGAAGCCCTGGAGTGGCACCAACGGTGGGAACTGCGTTGAGGCAAAGAAACTTTCGGACGGGCGCGTGGCCGTGCGCCAGTCGACGGAGCCAGACGGACCTGCCCTCATCTACACACTGGGGGAATTCTCCGCTTTCATCGCCGGGGCTAAGTCTGGTGAAGCGGACTTCCTCCTCACCTGA
- a CDS encoding SAM-dependent methyltransferase → MTLKPIDTSRPHPARMYDYYLGGKDSYPVDEEAAERVIEFLPAIRTAARTNRNFMNRAARLLAARGVNQFLDIGTGIPTEPNLHQVVQAVNPQSRVVYVDNDPVVLRHAEALLRSTSEGATKYIEADVREPEKIIEAAKEILNFEEPVALSLVALLHFVSDEFGPYDLVNDLLAPLPSGSFLMLSHVTGDFDSAGWAKAVEIYRKSGIPAQVRSRDEFARFFTGLDLIDPGVQVVTNWHPEPDQEFADDQVPLYVGVAQKP, encoded by the coding sequence ATGACCTTAAAGCCGATCGATACCAGCCGTCCCCACCCGGCCCGCATGTACGACTACTACCTCGGTGGCAAGGACAGCTACCCGGTCGATGAGGAGGCTGCTGAGAGGGTCATAGAGTTCCTGCCGGCTATCAGGACCGCCGCCCGCACCAACAGGAACTTCATGAACCGGGCTGCCCGGCTCCTGGCCGCGCGAGGTGTGAATCAGTTCCTCGACATCGGAACCGGTATCCCGACCGAGCCCAACCTCCACCAGGTCGTCCAAGCGGTCAACCCCCAATCGCGCGTCGTCTACGTCGACAATGACCCCGTCGTTCTCCGCCATGCAGAGGCCCTCCTGCGGAGCACGTCCGAGGGGGCGACGAAGTACATCGAGGCAGATGTCCGCGAACCCGAGAAGATCATCGAAGCCGCCAAGGAGATCCTCAACTTCGAGGAACCTGTCGCCCTCTCGCTCGTGGCCCTCCTGCACTTCGTCTCCGACGAGTTCGGTCCCTACGATCTTGTCAACGACCTCTTGGCACCGCTCCCCTCAGGCAGCTTCCTCATGCTCTCGCACGTGACGGGCGATTTCGACTCCGCTGGGTGGGCCAAGGCCGTCGAGATCTACCGGAAGAGCGGCATACCCGCGCAAGTGCGATCACGAGACGAATTCGCCCGGTTCTTCACGGGACTTGACTTGATCGACCCGGGCGTTCAGGTCGTCACCAACTGGCATCCAGAGCCTGATCAGGAGTTCGCCGACGATCAGGTGCCCCTCTACGTCGGCGTCGCTCAGAAACCATAG
- a CDS encoding A24 family peptidase: MEQHRPGAAMMTALTTTVALLAGLLAGTATRPLLFAWTVPAGAPLRHSCPACDAPARAAVRLLAPPRGRCAVCRTPWSTDRGLPEVITAVAFAFIAATGLTGWLAAAHYWVTACGTALILIDLEVHRLPNILTVPAFAGTTTLLAAAGGAGEHGSLPRSLAAAAALGIAFALMTFGGLGLGDVKLAPTLGALLGWHSWTSVFLGTFTMFALGAAVNLLQGRTRGRIAFGPYMIIGALGVSVCVS, encoded by the coding sequence ATGGAACAACACCGCCCGGGGGCCGCCATGATGACCGCGCTGACGACTACCGTCGCTCTGCTCGCCGGCCTCCTGGCCGGCACTGCCACGCGGCCCCTGCTGTTCGCCTGGACCGTTCCCGCCGGCGCACCGCTCCGGCACTCCTGCCCCGCCTGTGACGCACCGGCCCGCGCAGCAGTTCGGCTGCTCGCCCCGCCCCGCGGCCGATGCGCGGTATGCCGGACCCCCTGGTCCACCGACCGCGGTCTCCCCGAGGTCATAACCGCGGTCGCCTTCGCCTTCATCGCCGCCACCGGCCTGACCGGCTGGCTGGCCGCCGCGCACTACTGGGTGACCGCCTGCGGCACCGCGCTCATTCTGATTGACCTAGAGGTGCACCGGCTCCCCAACATCCTCACCGTCCCCGCGTTCGCCGGGACGACCACCCTGCTGGCAGCCGCTGGCGGTGCCGGAGAACATGGCAGCCTTCCACGCTCCCTCGCTGCCGCGGCCGCGCTCGGCATCGCCTTCGCCCTCATGACCTTCGGCGGCCTAGGACTCGGCGACGTGAAACTCGCCCCCACCCTTGGAGCCCTGCTCGGCTGGCACAGCTGGACCAGCGTTTTCCTCGGGACCTTCACGATGTTCGCCCTCGGCGCCGCAGTGAACCTGCTTCAGGGGCGCACTCGCGGCCGCATAGCCTTCGGCCCCTACATGATCATCGGTGCCCTCGGTGTATCGGTCTGCGTGTCGTAG
- a CDS encoding DUF2637 domain-containing protein, whose protein sequence is MALRALARRRGHGSMTTTADLGKAVLAGQSGRRRVVWTRGRRVTFGVIGFGSLLIALTGFVGSYTAVRDLAVEKGFGWFATLFPLGIDIGIIVMLSLDLALTWVDLRYPLLRHIAWLLTIATVAFNAMAAYPDILASTMHATIPLLFIAITEAVRHAVETATARDAGREDFALSLGRWVLAPWSTWLIWRSRKLWPSTIPSYEVALELYQEKLEYRQELRDAYGWRWRRKARREELRPLRRSRLGYAVRPAGVPAPAPVQPTVHELVPDAAHSPEGLLPGRALSAPMESGAAQAPESPVGHSRSQSPGESGAAVTEPERETALGHPGEDLLADDTATSEEAEDSADELGAETNSGDAVDDEEEASEADEDADEDADEEDDGPDDPLPAIDLGTAPENESKRQRAERIYLAHQDAGVELTRKNLTRWAGYQKAGSGRTAYVELERKYGPIVVRADEANHALHEELSPAHS, encoded by the coding sequence ATGGCGCTGCGCGCACTGGCACGACGAAGGGGGCATGGGTCCATGACGACGACCGCTGATCTCGGCAAGGCGGTGCTGGCCGGGCAATCCGGGCGCCGCCGGGTCGTCTGGACCCGCGGGCGCCGGGTGACGTTCGGGGTCATCGGGTTCGGCTCGCTCCTGATCGCCTTGACGGGCTTCGTCGGCTCCTACACGGCAGTACGCGATCTGGCGGTGGAAAAGGGATTTGGTTGGTTCGCAACTCTCTTTCCGCTTGGCATAGATATCGGCATTATTGTGATGTTGAGCCTCGATCTCGCCCTCACCTGGGTGGACTTGCGGTACCCACTGCTGCGGCACATCGCGTGGCTGCTGACCATCGCCACGGTGGCGTTCAACGCAATGGCCGCATATCCGGACATACTTGCCTCGACCATGCATGCGACGATTCCGCTGTTGTTCATCGCGATCACTGAGGCTGTCCGGCACGCGGTCGAGACCGCGACGGCCCGTGACGCGGGGCGGGAGGACTTCGCGCTCTCGCTGGGCCGCTGGGTACTCGCCCCGTGGTCGACATGGCTGATCTGGCGCAGCAGGAAGCTCTGGCCGAGCACGATTCCCTCGTACGAGGTAGCGCTTGAGCTGTATCAGGAGAAGCTGGAGTACCGCCAGGAGCTGCGCGACGCGTACGGATGGCGTTGGCGCAGGAAGGCGAGGCGTGAAGAGCTCCGGCCGCTGCGCCGCAGCCGTCTTGGGTACGCGGTCCGTCCTGCGGGGGTGCCGGCACCGGCACCTGTGCAGCCGACTGTTCATGAGCTCGTGCCGGACGCCGCACATTCTCCCGAGGGCCTCCTCCCTGGCCGGGCCCTGTCGGCTCCTATGGAGTCCGGCGCTGCGCAGGCGCCGGAGAGTCCCGTCGGCCACTCCCGTTCGCAGTCGCCGGGAGAGTCCGGGGCGGCCGTCACGGAGCCCGAACGGGAGACCGCCCTCGGCCATCCCGGCGAAGACCTGCTCGCGGATGACACTGCCACGTCTGAGGAAGCTGAGGATTCCGCGGACGAACTGGGTGCCGAGACGAACAGCGGTGACGCGGTGGACGACGAAGAAGAGGCCTCCGAGGCCGATGAAGACGCGGACGAAGATGCCGACGAGGAGGACGACGGCCCGGACGATCCCCTGCCGGCGATCGACTTGGGAACCGCCCCGGAGAACGAGAGCAAGCGGCAGCGGGCCGAACGGATCTACCTCGCCCACCAGGACGCGGGTGTCGAGCTCACACGCAAGAACCTCACCCGGTGGGCCGGATATCAGAAGGCGGGCTCAGGCCGCACCGCCTATGTCGAGCTGGAGCGGAAGTACGGGCCGATCGTCGTCCGAGCCGATGAAGCGAACCACGCCCTGCATGAGGAGCTGTCCCCCGCGCACTCCTAG
- a CDS encoding M48 family metalloprotease, protein MAIGETLGRHGSHITVAAAIAGQGIVTLLRGPDPVFALYAALIAGSVWAWHGRATQRASVIDGSMVQALTWDIHVKRRPAPSESELYREMTARMELTGRHVRASIGSHGLERVTMATSSELGGYSDARSTRYRARGHLWLGMRWFSPKHTCHLPAVLEHELAHLARRDTGKRVVVETAAVTATALAAGLLPTGSFALAALSAWLLTTLYHWWVEVACDLRAVRACGRQAVAELWRADLVLDRSRPLAFRIWGTLRALRTHPPLRLRVFCAVHTPLPASLAPTAHPLRAPAAG, encoded by the coding sequence ATGGCAATTGGGGAGACGCTGGGACGCCACGGGTCCCACATCACGGTGGCGGCCGCGATCGCCGGGCAGGGCATCGTCACGCTCCTGCGAGGGCCTGATCCTGTTTTTGCTCTCTATGCGGCGCTGATCGCCGGCAGTGTCTGGGCCTGGCACGGCCGGGCCACCCAGCGCGCCTCGGTCATCGACGGCTCGATGGTCCAGGCGCTGACGTGGGATATTCACGTCAAGCGGCGTCCTGCGCCGTCCGAGAGCGAGCTGTATCGGGAGATGACCGCCCGGATGGAGCTGACCGGCCGGCACGTGCGAGCCTCCATCGGCAGCCACGGCCTGGAGCGCGTCACCATGGCCACCTCCAGCGAGCTTGGCGGCTACAGTGACGCGCGCTCCACCCGTTACCGGGCCCGGGGCCATCTGTGGCTCGGGATGCGCTGGTTCAGCCCCAAGCACACCTGCCACCTGCCCGCTGTCCTGGAACACGAGCTCGCCCACCTGGCACGCCGCGACACCGGCAAGCGGGTGGTCGTCGAGACAGCCGCCGTGACGGCGACCGCGCTGGCCGCCGGGCTGCTTCCCACGGGTTCCTTCGCTCTGGCCGCGCTGAGCGCATGGCTGCTCACCACGCTCTACCACTGGTGGGTCGAAGTGGCCTGCGATCTCCGCGCGGTGCGCGCCTGCGGTCGGCAAGCGGTCGCCGAGTTGTGGCGCGCCGACCTCGTCCTGGACCGCTCCCGGCCGCTCGCCTTCCGAATCTGGGGAACGCTGCGCGCGCTGCGCACGCACCCGCCGCTGCGCCTGCGGGTCTTCTGCGCGGTGCACACACCGTTGCCTGCGTCCCTGGCGCCGACCGCCCACCCGCTGCGCGCGCCCGCCGCTGGCTGA
- a CDS encoding aminoglycoside phosphotransferase family protein, which translates to MAAGIYQVTTDATLGVDRPVAPMAALTRGRTEKMTSTQVHGVELTCTGPNSREIGESGAMQGTEGEEPLSGGRITPGVVRVGDTVRRPVTARSAFVAELLGHLEARGCTGAPRYLGLDDSGRDTFSYLPGRVPTRFQTWSNEQVAVAGLLLRSLHEATRGSRLAAGHPVVCHHDPGPNNVVFRNDRPAAFIDFDTAAPGHPLEDLGYMAWTWCVSSKPQAPHAHTQAAQVRILADAYGLYAADRADLLDAMLDRQARNADWWRQHLDVPEPRVADDEQIRSRIAWSLREHSYTAANRSVFAKALR; encoded by the coding sequence GTGGCCGCCGGCATCTACCAGGTGACGACTGACGCGACCCTGGGCGTCGATCGCCCGGTGGCACCGATGGCGGCGCTGACCAGGGGGCGAACCGAGAAGATGACGAGCACACAGGTGCATGGTGTGGAGCTAACGTGCACTGGCCCGAACAGCCGAGAGATCGGGGAATCTGGAGCCATGCAGGGAACAGAGGGCGAAGAACCGCTGTCCGGTGGACGGATCACCCCGGGCGTAGTTCGTGTGGGCGACACCGTCCGGCGGCCGGTGACAGCCAGGTCGGCATTTGTCGCCGAACTGCTCGGCCACCTCGAAGCGAGGGGATGTACCGGCGCACCGCGCTATCTCGGTCTCGACGACAGCGGGCGCGACACCTTCAGCTACCTCCCCGGCCGAGTTCCGACGAGATTCCAGACGTGGAGCAACGAGCAGGTTGCCGTCGCCGGCTTACTTCTGCGATCGCTCCACGAGGCCACGCGTGGCAGCCGCCTCGCTGCCGGCCACCCGGTGGTGTGCCATCACGACCCCGGCCCGAACAACGTCGTCTTCCGAAACGACCGGCCCGCAGCCTTCATCGACTTCGACACAGCCGCTCCCGGCCATCCCCTGGAGGACCTCGGCTACATGGCCTGGACCTGGTGCGTCTCCTCCAAGCCACAAGCCCCACATGCCCATACCCAGGCTGCCCAGGTACGGATCCTCGCCGACGCCTACGGGCTCTACGCAGCTGATCGAGCCGATCTCCTCGACGCCATGCTCGACCGCCAGGCCCGCAACGCCGACTGGTGGCGTCAGCACCTCGACGTGCCCGAACCGCGCGTGGCCGATGACGAACAGATCCGCTCCCGCATCGCATGGTCCCTGCGCGAACACAGCTACACAGCTGCCAACCGATCCGTCTTCGCGAAGGCCCTGCGATGA
- a CDS encoding DUF6292 family protein, protein MPKKQPTTSKKSRTAARHGAKYTAALRQQRSPHTITAVLVPSCRGSLDMTLGNWTRTVHNVRSLSDALYWEGWEMARGQDPHDLFPSGGELPVSRSVRGMLEDQAAEIRGTVPFSQTADAYACAVAAAIEARGGRIADWDVQVDEDRRIYITLGEDYEDREADEEQPRRWVVGWMDTRGWFTFLEAAHGESLGSCLSDLACPLMSLPEHVAAEVAHLWGGAPAVEPIPGLEEPGRLWRAPHGYVLDPPVTGDPTDVILDLERSLSAYLTHPDAGARQAA, encoded by the coding sequence ATGCCGAAGAAGCAGCCCACCACCTCCAAGAAGTCCCGCACCGCCGCTCGACACGGCGCGAAGTACACGGCGGCCCTGCGGCAGCAGCGCAGCCCGCACACCATCACCGCGGTCCTGGTGCCGAGCTGCCGCGGCTCCCTGGACATGACGCTCGGCAACTGGACACGGACCGTGCACAACGTGCGGAGTCTGAGCGACGCCCTGTACTGGGAGGGCTGGGAGATGGCGCGCGGCCAGGATCCTCATGACCTCTTTCCCAGCGGCGGTGAACTGCCGGTCTCCCGCAGCGTGCGCGGCATGCTGGAGGACCAGGCCGCCGAGATCCGGGGGACGGTCCCCTTCTCCCAGACTGCCGACGCCTACGCCTGTGCCGTCGCCGCCGCGATCGAGGCCCGTGGCGGGCGGATCGCCGACTGGGACGTTCAGGTCGACGAGGACCGCCGGATCTACATCACGCTCGGAGAGGACTACGAGGACCGCGAAGCCGATGAGGAACAGCCGCGGCGCTGGGTGGTCGGGTGGATGGACACCCGCGGATGGTTCACCTTCCTCGAAGCGGCCCACGGCGAGTCCCTTGGCAGTTGCCTGAGCGATCTGGCCTGCCCCTTGATGTCCCTGCCCGAGCACGTCGCCGCCGAGGTGGCCCACCTGTGGGGCGGGGCACCGGCAGTCGAGCCGATCCCTGGGCTGGAAGAGCCCGGGCGGTTGTGGCGGGCGCCCCACGGGTACGTGCTGGACCCGCCCGTCACCGGTGACCCGACGGACGTGATCCTGGACCTGGAGCGGTCGTTGTCCGCCTACCTCACGCACCCGGATGCCGGCGCGCGGCAGGCCGCGTAG
- a CDS encoding fic family toxin-antitoxin system, toxin component, whose translation MQLSIDRRWLLEIIEQRLGDHPDITDWGATAAAVARHSDTIMDQVVYPEPHHRAAALLQCLLRIPALAHSNEIFALSVAYGFLNMCGLTVSAKADEVGDLVEATLAGTVDVRQIAAQLKSWTS comes from the coding sequence GTGCAGCTGTCGATCGATCGCCGTTGGCTGTTGGAAATCATCGAGCAGCGCCTCGGTGACCATCCGGACATCACTGACTGGGGTGCGACAGCCGCGGCCGTGGCCCGGCACAGCGACACGATCATGGATCAGGTCGTCTACCCGGAGCCGCATCACCGGGCTGCGGCCTTGCTCCAGTGTCTGCTGAGGATCCCCGCGCTCGCTCACTCCAACGAGATCTTCGCCCTCTCCGTGGCCTACGGTTTCTTGAACATGTGCGGGTTGACCGTGTCGGCGAAGGCCGACGAGGTCGGGGACCTCGTCGAGGCGACGCTCGCCGGGACCGTCGATGTCCGGCAGATCGCCGCCCAGCTCAAGAGCTGGACCAGCTGA
- a CDS encoding helix-turn-helix domain-containing protein: MTAQRQESRPLHPDVRKRRSAAVLAMAAALEHRPTPTTPDQRAFLVCLADLARICLPNGPTSTPSDDDLRVLAFAGMMSQSNDHGYRETDEIFDGELLIDGAYYQIPDSRRGPYAGAPEDPETNPRRLVARMVLRILQQVTGEEKHLTAARDLLTWAVDAPPLARELMTRRVRAGKSRSEIAATANVSSVSTVSNWESGRTIPHRHDWPGLCDAYGFTQEEFVRFLDRTGPPERRGAPSREPAEPDPGAASDRVDVPHDDCDVQKRRVTQEAPRLGAYPVWQDDVDGLPGIGGWFIDILQDEDDTDDAGARRRRSGPSTIPRSAPESGSVLGPVSLSALMHRSDWAMFLLETSGPLGDHATRQVAARQRGTRPDGQAVAAALETAAELGFAYQHARLLHSLGQEPPSSDLEAAAERGVADALSKVAVLTVIFSR, translated from the coding sequence GTGACCGCACAACGACAGGAATCGCGTCCGCTCCACCCCGACGTACGCAAGCGCCGTAGCGCCGCCGTGCTCGCCATGGCCGCCGCGCTCGAACACCGTCCTACGCCCACTACCCCTGACCAGCGGGCGTTCCTGGTGTGCCTGGCCGATCTCGCCCGGATCTGCCTGCCGAACGGCCCGACCAGCACGCCCAGCGACGATGACCTGCGAGTCCTCGCCTTCGCCGGGATGATGAGCCAGTCCAACGACCACGGCTACCGCGAGACCGACGAGATCTTCGACGGCGAACTCCTGATCGACGGCGCCTACTACCAGATCCCGGACAGCCGCCGCGGCCCCTACGCCGGGGCCCCGGAAGATCCCGAGACCAATCCGCGGCGGCTGGTCGCGCGTATGGTGCTGCGCATCCTGCAGCAGGTGACCGGCGAGGAGAAGCACCTGACGGCCGCCCGTGACCTGCTCACCTGGGCCGTGGACGCGCCGCCCCTGGCCCGCGAGTTGATGACACGTCGGGTTCGTGCGGGAAAGAGCCGCTCCGAGATCGCCGCCACCGCCAACGTGTCGTCCGTGAGCACGGTGAGCAACTGGGAGTCAGGGCGTACGATCCCCCACCGTCACGACTGGCCCGGACTGTGCGACGCCTACGGCTTCACGCAAGAGGAGTTCGTACGATTCCTCGACCGCACCGGACCGCCCGAGCGCCGTGGCGCACCCTCCCGCGAACCCGCCGAACCCGACCCTGGTGCTGCCTCCGACCGGGTCGACGTACCGCATGACGACTGCGATGTGCAGAAGCGCCGGGTCACCCAGGAGGCACCCCGGCTGGGTGCGTACCCCGTCTGGCAGGACGACGTCGACGGCCTGCCCGGAATCGGGGGATGGTTCATCGACATCCTCCAGGACGAGGACGACACCGATGACGCTGGCGCCCGGCGCCGGCGGTCGGGTCCCAGCACGATCCCCAGGTCCGCCCCCGAATCCGGAAGCGTGCTCGGGCCGGTGTCACTGTCGGCGCTCATGCACCGGTCGGACTGGGCGATGTTCCTCCTTGAGACGAGCGGTCCGCTCGGCGATCACGCGACCCGGCAGGTCGCGGCGCGTCAACGGGGTACTCGTCCCGACGGTCAGGCCGTCGCAGCGGCCCTGGAAACAGCCGCGGAGCTGGGTTTTGCCTACCAGCACGCCCGCCTGCTGCACTCGCTCGGCCAAGAGCCCCCTTCGTCGGACCTGGAGGCCGCGGCCGAGCGGGGTGTCGCCGATGCGCTGTCGAAAGTCGCGGTGCTCACCGTCATCTTCAGCCGCTGA